DNA sequence from the Acidobacteriota bacterium genome:
GCTCAACCCGGTCTGGCACGCCGCCGGGGAGCGGCTGATCGTCCAGGTCCAGAGCCATCCGAAGCGGCTCAAGTTCGTGGCCGATCCGCTGCAGCTCCTGACCCCCGACCGCGCCCTGCACAGCGAGTTCTACGACATCGACCGCCAGGGGAAGAGCTTCACGATGCTGACCCGTTTCGCCGCCAGCGGGACGGCCGCGCTCGACCCCCACTTCTCCTTCGACGGCGAGCGGCTGGTGTGGAGCGAACGGGTCAAGGCACGCAAGGGACGCTACGGCGCCTGGCAGCTACGCAGTGCCCGGTTCCAGGTCAACCGGGTCGGCGCCGCGCAGTTGAAGAAGATCAGGTCCCATCCCGCTCCCACCGACGCGCTGATCGTGCCCCAAGGCTACACGCCCGACGATCGCGGCGCCCTGATCGCGGCGAACCTGGAACCCGGGCAGTCGCCCGACACGCTCGACCTCTACCGGCTGCGTTTCGACGGCAGCGAGCCGGAACGCCTCTCCCACTCGCGCGGTGGCGCCGAGGAGTTCGCACGCCTGTCGCCCACGGGCCGGCACGTCGCCTTCACTTCCAACGCCGAGATCCGCGGCACGGAGTCCAACCAGACGGTGCCGCCCACCGTCCGCCGCGAACTCTGGCTGATGGACGCGGACGGCTCGAACAAGCGCCGGCTCACCTTCTTCAACGACCCGACCTCGGACCACAGCCTGGGCCACACCTACGTCGGCGATCTGGCCTGGAGTCCAAGCGGCGACCAGATCGCGGTCCATGTGCTGTGGGGCTCCCGCGACAGCGATCGACCGCGCGAGGCCGTGTACCGTCTCGATCTTGATCCATCCTTCCGGCGCTGACGCCGGCGCAACCGGTACCCACCCAACCGAGGAACCTGCATGAGAACACGTCCCGGCCCGTTCACGGTCGTCCTGTCGCTGGCCCTGGTCCCGCCGGCCCTGCCCGCCGCGGCGCAGGACGACCCCCACGTCTTCCGCGGGGCACGGCTGCTGCCGATCGCAGGAGAGCCGATCGACGACGGCGTCCTCGTCGTCCAGGGCGGCAGGATCACGAGCGTCGGCGGACCCGACACGCGCACCCCCCGCGGCGCCGTCGAGCACGACGTCAGCGGCAAGGTGCTGATGCCCGGACTCGTCGACACCCACTCCCACGTCGGTTCGGTCTCCGGCGGCGACCGCTCGTCGCCGCTGCACCCGGAGGTGCGGAACCTCGACTCGATCGACGTCGCCTCCGACAGCATCTGGCGCGCCCGCGCCGGCGGCATCACGACGGTCAACATCATGTCGGGCTCCGGCCACCTGATGTCCGGGCAGACCGCCTACGTCAAGCTGCGCGACGGCGCCCGCACGATAGAGGACTGGCTCTACTGCGACGATCCCCTGACCGGCATCTGCGGCGGCCTGAAGATGGCGAACGGCACGAACTCGATCGGCGCGCCGCCGTTCCCGGGCACCCGCGCCAAGTCGGCGGCCCTGGTCCGCAACCTCTACCACGAGGCCGTGGAGTACCGCGACAAGATGGCCGTCGCCGAGGCGGACGAGGACGACGAGAACGGCGGCGAGCCCGCGCGGCGCGACCTGCGGATGGAGGCCCTGGTCGAGGTGCTCGACGGCAGGCGGATCGTCCAGCATCACACCCACCGTCACAACGACATCGCCACCGTGCTGCGGCTCCAGGAGGAGTTCGGGTTCCGGGTCGTTGTCCAGCACGGGACCGAGTCCTGGAAGGTCGCCGAGGAACTCGCCGCCGCCGGCGTGCCGGTTTCGATCACCTGGATCGACGCGCCGGGCGGCAAGGAGGAGACGATCGACTGGAACATGGAGATGGGCGCGATCCTGGAACGCGCCGGCGTCGACGTCAGCTTCAACACGGACGACTCGGTGACCGATTCGCGTCTCCTGTTCCGGGCCGCGGCGATCGCTGTCCGCTACGGCATGTCGCGTGAGAAGGCGATCGAGGGGCTGACCCTGGCGCCAGCGCGGGCGCTAGGGCTCGAGGACCGGATCGGCTCGCTCGAGGCCGGCAAGGACGCCGACTTCGTCATCCTCTCCGGCGATCCGCTGAGCACCTACACGAAGGTCGAGCAGACCTGGGTCGAGGGAACGATGATCTACGACCGGGCCAATCCGGACCACCGCAAGTACGCCGTCGGCGGCTACAAGGTCTACCGCACGACCGCCCACGAAGACCACATGATCCGGCAGCTACTCGAGGGAGAGACACGATGAAGCGCTCGGGCACCACCTCCTTCGTCGTGGCTCTGGCCGCCCTTGCCGCCATCCCGGCCGCGGCCCAGGTCGCGGTCCGGGCCGGCACCCTCCACACCGTTTCGGGCGCGCCGATCGAAAACGCGGTCGTCATCGCCGCCGCCGACGGCCGGATCGAGTGGGTCGGGCCCGCAGCCGAAGCGAACATCCCGGACGGCGTGGACGTCCTCGAAGCCGCCGTCGTCACGCCCGGACTCGTCGACGCCCGCTCCGTCGTCGGCCTCTCCGGCGCCCTGAACAGCAACGTCGGCCCGGTACGCGACCAGGACCAGCTCGAACGGTCCTCGCCGCTCCAGCCCGACCTGCGGGCGATCGACGCCTACGACGCGAACGAGACCCTGGTCGAGTGGGTGCGCTCGTACGGTGTAACCACGCTCCACACGGGCCACGGGCCAGGGGCCCTCGTCAGCGGCCAGACGATGATCGCCAAGACCAGGGGCCGCAACGTCGAGCAGGCCACCCTGATGCCCGTGCGGATGCTGGCGGCGACACTCGGCAACGCGGTGTCCTCGAACTTCCAGTCGCCGGGGACGTCGGCCAAGGGGATCGCGATGCTCAGGTCCGCCCTTCACGGCGCCCAGGCCTACCTCGACCAGGTGCGCAAGACGGAGGAGGGCGGCGGCGACGAGAGCGGGGAAACCGACGGCGACGGCGTAGAGGACGGCGACGCGAAGCCCGCACCCCAGGCGCCGCCTCG
Encoded proteins:
- a CDS encoding amidohydrolase family protein, coding for MKRSGTTSFVVALAALAAIPAAAQVAVRAGTLHTVSGAPIENAVVIAAADGRIEWVGPAAEANIPDGVDVLEAAVVTPGLVDARSVVGLSGALNSNVGPVRDQDQLERSSPLQPDLRAIDAYDANETLVEWVRSYGVTTLHTGHGPGALVSGQTMIAKTRGRNVEQATLMPVRMLAATLGNAVSSNFQSPGTSAKGIAMLRSALHGAQAYLDQVRKTEEGGGDESGETDGDGVEDGDAKPAPQAPPRDLSKEALGQVLDGELSLLVTANTVAEMASALRLQQEFGFDLVLDSAAESYLLLDEIREAGVPVLLHPTMSRVRNGSYETAAQLADAGIPFAIQTGFEGYVPKTRVLIWEAAIAAANGLGMERALEAVTLSPARILGIDDRVGSIEVGKDADLALFDGDPFEYTSHICGVIIESEVMSAECR
- a CDS encoding amidohydrolase family protein, which encodes MRTRPGPFTVVLSLALVPPALPAAAQDDPHVFRGARLLPIAGEPIDDGVLVVQGGRITSVGGPDTRTPRGAVEHDVSGKVLMPGLVDTHSHVGSVSGGDRSSPLHPEVRNLDSIDVASDSIWRARAGGITTVNIMSGSGHLMSGQTAYVKLRDGARTIEDWLYCDDPLTGICGGLKMANGTNSIGAPPFPGTRAKSAALVRNLYHEAVEYRDKMAVAEADEDDENGGEPARRDLRMEALVEVLDGRRIVQHHTHRHNDIATVLRLQEEFGFRVVVQHGTESWKVAEELAAAGVPVSITWIDAPGGKEETIDWNMEMGAILERAGVDVSFNTDDSVTDSRLLFRAAAIAVRYGMSREKAIEGLTLAPARALGLEDRIGSLEAGKDADFVILSGDPLSTYTKVEQTWVEGTMIYDRANPDHRKYAVGGYKVYRTTAHEDHMIRQLLEGETR